The following DNA comes from Triticum aestivum cultivar Chinese Spring chromosome 3D, IWGSC CS RefSeq v2.1, whole genome shotgun sequence.
TAGAAACATACTTGTAAGACCATGAAGATAAACACTCAGTACTATCGTAAACTGGAATGGTACTTCAGTAGTTCCGGGTCTATGGCAGTACCCCTGCCACTAACCGACTACAGGAATAGGAAACCAGTTCACATCCATATTATGTTCTACTACATGGGTGAATTAGTTTCTACAGTATAGTAGAACCTTATTAATCATATAGTTCCAACAAGCTGATACAACTGCACACAAGTTGTTGTCTACAATGAATGCTACAAAATCTGCATTAACGGAGAATTGAACATCTAAAACAAATATTAGATATAAAAAGATGGATCGATGATGCATGTATGGCAAGGATAACCGGTAACTAAATCATTTCCAATGCATTTTCAAAATGATAATGAAATACATGCTTACGCAGATTCTGACGGAATGACTAGCACTGGAGCTGTGCTAATTGACACCTTAGCATTGGCAGGGCATGTGCAAGTATATGTACTGAAGAATGTAGTTGCTTACTCTACAGCATCCACCTATTTTCTGCGGGGGAACTACAGACTCATTTATAGACAAGGCCAGATATGGGTAAGAGGATGTACAGTTTAATTATCGATTAAGACAGAATTTTTTTCACTCCCATAAAATTTGCAGGAGACGGTAATATGTGTGATCACAGTTACAACCAGCAAATATGGACAGAGTAAACTATCTCAGAGTCCAAACACGAATCAGGATCAGATCATTATAGGGTCCTATAGCTACCAAAACCACATATTTGAGGTATAATCACGTCCAGCATACACGATCAGCACATTAGAAGGCGTATCAGCGTGAAAAGGAGAGTCTTTCTCAATTGTTCTGAACCTCATATCAACAGCATCAAAGCAACAGCACAGATGAGACGATGTGGATTATTGTTGATTACCTACACAAAGCGTTGCCGGCAGCTCCCATGGGTGAACGCAGCGGGAGGAGACATGTTTCCTGCTCGGTCCGACCAGCTCGTAGACCTCACACTCCACCACCTTCCTCGTGCGCAGGTTGACGCCCAAGAGGTGCTTGCCCAGGAAGAAGTACACCACATCTGGGTTCTTGGGGTGGACGAGCGCGAGCACAGGTGTTTTCTTGGGCAGCCCGGTGGCCTTGTAGCTCCCATCCGCCCAGACGTCCGCCAAGTTCACCCTGTGCTCCACCTTCCACTCCCCGGTGTCCTGATCGGCCAGCGTCCACATGACCACCCGAGGTGCCTTGCGGTGGCTCCGGGACTGCGCCTGCTGGAGCCTCATCCAAGAGGCGAGCACGACGCCCCTGGGCCGAGAGCTGTGGTCGCCGCAGGTTAGCTCCACCAGGCGGAACATGCCAGCGCTGACCTGCACGCAGCGGCGCGTGCTCAGCTCTCTCCCGGCGCAGTGGAGGCAGTGGATATTCTGCCGCAGCCTGCCCTCCGGGAGCTCGACGAAGTCCAGGACCGGCTTCTTGGCGAACGGGTCGCAGGAGAGGATGCCGGAGGAGAGGTCCACCCAGCAGAGCTTCCCGGCGTTGGTGATCGCGGCGTCGGTGTTCCAGATCCCGTAGCGCACGGGGTAGAACACGTCCTTCTCCTTCCACCACCCCGTCACGGACGAGAAGCAGAGCAGCGTGGCCTCGTCGCTGCCGATGAGCGGCTGGAGCTCGACGACCATGTAGTGGCCGCCGCCCGCCGGGGACGCGAGGAGGCCGACGGAGCGGGCGTCGAGGAAACTGCGCCCGTTGCcggggaggcgggcggcggaggaggaggaggcgtcgcaGACGTAGTAGCCCGGGGGCTTGCGGTCGGTGATGTTGAGCGTGACGAAGCCGTCGGCGTCGGGTCTGGAGGGCGGCAACGGGCGAGGCCTCGGGGCCGGGggcgtggagaggaggaggaggccggaggggtcGACGGCGAGGACCATGGGGTACTCGTCCGGGCCGGGCGAGACGCGCAGGGGCACGGTGAGCAGGGTGacgcgcggcggcgcggcgagggcgaGCGCGAGGTCGGCGCCCGGCGGGATGTCCTCGGCCGCGGCGTCCGTGCCGGACACCCGCGCCACGCTGCCCAGGATGAtccacgacggcggcgacgacgacgccaTCTCGACCGGCCGGCTTGGCTTGGTGCGCTCGCTCGGCTCCGCTTGGGTGGCTCTCGCTCGAGCGTGGCTGTGCCTGTGAGTGTGACAGAAGCGTGGGCGACGGGGGTTTTAGGCTATCAATTTAACCAGAGGGAACAGGGGCGTGTAGGCTATGGTGGGATTTGAACTCTGCCTCTGCCGTCCGGAAAGATGGTggcagaaggaagaagaaaaaggtggTGGCCGATTGGTCGAGAGCGCTGGCACAAGGCCAGGGCCTGACGACCAGCCTGAGCTGAAAGCAGAGTAGCTACGGGTACGGTGCGAAGAACTGGCAGATGACTCCTTGCATGCTGCTTTTGTCCACGAGTCTACCCAAGGTGCGCTCCGGAGTCGAGTAAAACCTAGGCATGGACAACCCAGGCCGGGCTTAGGCCTTGTTTTGCAGCCTGGAAGATggttcgggccgggcttgggcttctTTTTTTCTCTGTATTTCAGGCCGGGCTTGCACGTGCGTACACTAAAAAGAGTGTTCGGGTTGTGCTTTTGGGCTTTGGGCTTAATTTCGGGCTGGGCTCGGGCTTGAAAACAGAGAGTATTTCGGGCTTCCCGCTTAATTTTAGGCTGAGCTCAGCTTAAGAAATGACGGTCAGGCTTTTACAAGCCCAGCCCGACGTTTGCCCGGGTTTAAAGTCAAGCTACAAATCTGTGTGTGGAACGCGCGCGGTTTGGCATGTCAATATACGCATCGCAATACCTTTTACTTTCTTTCTAATTTAGCAGCTTTATTGATTACTCACATGAAATACATTCGCGGGTAATACAACCATGAAGAAATTCTTAAACATAGTTGATCCACAGACACCTCCAACGAACCTCACTAGCCTGTTTGGCACTTAGGTGAGCGATCATATGGGCCTCTTGCCTAACAAAAGAAATACTACTAAGCTAATGATATTTCTGAATAGCTTGTTAATCTCCTGAACAGGACAAGTTATATCAGCTTTTGCAAACACCCCAAATGTCTATATAAATTAACAAACGCTAAGGCATCACTTTCAATGATAATTTGTCTCTAGCCCATGTCATTAGTGCATCCCAGATTGCTATTGCCTCCATCGTCGAGAGATCCTGCATATTCATACCAACATGCTTGAGCCCGTATAAGGTTTCCATGTGATCATATGCACAACCAGTCCAGTTCTCCATGGCCCAAGACTTTGAGGAATGGAGCATCAACATTAATTTTTGAAAGACTGTCTGTCGATGACTTTCAACTTTCCAACACACGCGGTATAGACACCGCATGttccttctgaaggaaatatgccctagaagcaataataaatatTATTATGTATTTCCATGTTCGTAATTATGTTTATATTATGTGCTATAATTGCAATGGTTTTCGAGTCTATATATCCAAGAGGCTCAGACGGAAACCCATGTGCATGTGTGAAATAATAAACGATAAAATAGATTTCTAGTCACACCTCCAAGACTAGCTaggtgttgcatgatggttctgttttcctgatcgcGGGCACAAGAATGCCGACAACTTTGAGTACACAATGTTAGCAGAACACTTGTGTTGAACAAACCTAATTGAATGTTATACTATGAGATCCTTTTGtctcaagttaatggtttataacacaaaGAAAATTAACGATGCAtaatttcttagaccatgagagtattgagTACCTTCATACCGGACGATGTGCTTTGGGATTTGTCAAATGTGACACCCTGGCTGAGAGAACTGGAGGCCC
Coding sequences within:
- the LOC123074364 gene encoding uncharacterized protein translates to MASSSPPSWIILGSVARVSGTDAAAEDIPPGADLALALAAPPRVTLLTVPLRVSPGPDEYPMVLAVDPSGLLLLSTPPAPRPRPLPPSRPDADGFVTLNITDRKPPGYYVCDASSSSAARLPGNGRSFLDARSVGLLASPAGGGHYMVVELQPLIGSDEATLLCFSSVTGWWKEKDVFYPVRYGIWNTDAAITNAGKLCWVDLSSGILSCDPFAKKPVLDFVELPEGRLRQNIHCLHCAGRELSTRRCVQVSAGMFRLVELTCGDHSSRPRGVVLASWMRLQQAQSRSHRKAPRVVMWTLADQDTGEWKVEHRVNLADVWADGSYKATGLPKKTPVLALVHPKNPDVVYFFLGKHLLGVNLRTRKVVECEVYELVGPSRKHVSSRCVHPWELPATLCVGIPSETGSGVNDGFASVASNERGRD